The Sparus aurata unplaced genomic scaffold, fSpaAur1.1, whole genome shotgun sequence region AGCCAAGATCTTGTCCTGCATTTGGAAAATCCTGTAACAACTGTGGAAGGAGCAATCACTATGCTAAATGTTGCAAAGCAGCTCTAAAACAAAAAGTTCACACAGTCGATAAGGGAGAAGAGGAGTATGATGAGTTTATTGTGGATGTGGTGCAAGCTTGTACAACTGAAAAAGAGGAATGGATTGTGCCTATTGAGgtgaataaaacaataataccATTCAAGTTGGACACAGGTGCTCATGTAAACCTGCTGTCATTGGAAGActacaaaacactgacagtaaaGAGCAAAATTcatcctttaaaaacaaaagtcactGGATACACCGGAGAACGTGTTCCTGTTAAAGGCGGATGCATCGCAACCTTCAAACACAAGGGTCGGCAGATAAGAGCACAGCTTGTGATCGTGGATATGAGAGTACAACCAATCCTGGGACTCAGTGCATGTACAAAGCTCAATCTGGTCAAAAGAGTGTTTGTTGTGACATCACCAGGTACTGCAAATGATCATGACTCACTCATGGAGGAGTATAAAGACTGTTTCGAAGGACTTGGATGTCTACCTGGAAAACATAAGATACGTGTGGATGAAAGTGTGTCTCCTGTTGTGCATCCCTGCAGGAAAGTCCCGTTTGCCCTGCGGGAAAAACTGAAAGAGGAACTAGCGCGCATGGAAAAATTAGAGGTCATCAAGAAAATAGATGAACCAACGGAATGGGTCAGCTCGCTGGTTATTGTGCAAAAGAAAACAGGTGCTCTGAGGATTTGTTTGGATCCTAGGGATTTAAACAGAGCAATCAGAAGAGAACACTTTAAGTTACCAACCAGAGAAGAAATCATGGCACAGTTTGCTGGAGCTAAATGGTTCAGTAAACTAGATGCTTCGTCAGGTTTCTGGCAACTGAGGTTAGACGAGCAGAGTTCGAGACTGTGTACGTTCAACACGCCGGAGGGCAGGTACAGGTTTCTTCGTCTGCCGTACGGTATCTTGTCAGCGCCTGAAGTATACCATAAGACTATTCACATGATTTTTGAGCACATTCCAGGAGTAGAGACGATGATGGACGATGTTATTGTCTGGGGGGCTACTCGAGAAGAACACGACGAAAGACTGAGACAAGTGTTAGACAAGACAAGAGAAGTTAATCTGAAACTTAACAAAGACAAATGTGAGTTCGGTGTAAAAACACTTACCTTTGTGGGAGATGTTCTCAGTGAGGAGGGGGTGAAGCCTGACCCGAGAAAAACATCAGCGATCAACAACATGGAAAGACCAAACAATAAAGATGAGGTCAGACGGTTTTTAGGGATGGTCACCTATCTCGCCAAGTTTGTCCCACAGTTGTCAACACGGTCGGCACCTCTCAGGAGTCTTCTCGAACAAAAGAATGAATGGATCTGGTCCCATGAGCAGGAACAATGTTTTCTGACACTGAAAGAGACTCTCACACAGGAACCCGTGCTAAAGTTCTACGACCCAAAGAAGAGTACCAGGATCTCAGCAGACGCGTCACAGTACGGCCTGGGAGCAGTGCTGCTGCAGCGACACGACGAGCAGTGGCTACCTGTCGCTTATGCATCCAGAGCCTTGACAAGCGCCGAGTCCAGGTACGCTCAAACTGAAAAAGAACTGTTAGCGAGTTTGTATGCATGTGAGCGTTTTCATCAATATGTGTATGGTCAGTCTTTTGAGGTAGAAACTGACCATAAACCTTTTGTGTCCATCATGGCCAAACCTCTAAATGACTGTCCTGTACGGATACAGCGCATGCTGATCAGGCTGCAAAAGTACGACGTGCACATGATATACACACAAGGAAAATACATGTTCACTGCCGACACCTTGTCTAGAGCAGTGGATAAAGAGGAACGTGCAGACTGTGAGAACAGCGCAGACATACAGGCATATGTGGACATGATTGTGACATCTCTGCCAGTAACTGCAGACAGAACGGAACAAATACGAAGAGAGACTAATGCagatgaaacaatgaaaaaactCAAGAGCACAGTACAGAAAGGCTggcctgaaaa contains the following coding sequences:
- the LOC115578127 gene encoding uncharacterized protein K02A2.6-like; translation: MEEYKDCFEGLGCLPGKHKIRVDESVSPVVHPCRKVPFALREKLKEELARMEKLEVIKKIDEPTEWVSSLVIVQKKTGALRICLDPRDLNRAIRREHFKLPTREEIMAQFAGAKWFSKLDASSGFWQLRLDEQSSRLCTFNTPEGRYRFLRLPYGILSAPEVYHKTIHMIFEHIPGVETMMDDVIVWGATREEHDERLRQVLDKTREVNLKLNKDKCEFGVKTLTFVGDVLSEEGVKPDPRKTSAINNMERPNNKDEVRRFLGMVTYLAKFVPQLSTRSAPLRSLLEQKNEWIWSHEQEQCFLTLKETLTQEPVLKFYDPKKSTRISADASQYGLGAVLLQRHDEQWLPVAYASRALTSAESRPRQQAEPLMMHPVPHRPYYKVGTDLFDCDGKSYIVVTDYFSNYPEVGALQSTSSKAVISYLKTVFARHGVPCELFSDNGPQFSSCEFAAFAKEWGFQHSTSSPTYPKSNGLAESSVKTVKTMMKKAEDRDYFQTSLLIYRSTPLQNGLSPAQMLMGRRIRSNLPVNEDLLTPKNAHKVRNAREEQKVKQKQLYDRTAKHLPMLKPGDVVRLRDTPTSAWRQKGRVEEEVAPRSYRIRTESGLSLRRNRTDLQLQLTEKDTTAQEMVQQDTAESTDYVCVASC